The sequence below is a genomic window from bacterium.
ACCATCGAGATAACTGTGAAAGATCCGGCACAATGGTCCACCAAGTGGAAGATTCCGGTTCTCACACACTTTTCGGATAACGCATCGCTCAATTTTGATACCAACGTTGTGATCTTGGCAGCTACAACTGATATCGAAACCGTGTTTCAGATATTCGGTAACCGATTGCATTACACTCTCGGGGCTTAGATCGGTCAGGTAGATGGGAATTTTTTTTGCCATTTCCCTGCCGGTTATGCGGCCAACCGAATCGATCGATCCACCCATTAAGTCATTGATTGTTTCGGAATAGATGTCCAGCAGAAATGACAGCTCGGAAAACGCATTTCCGTAGTCTTCTTGCGTAAGTTTCTGTTCTGATTCGAGATTCATAGAAACCTCCCCATCCGACTGGTGAATTCTAAGTCACGGTAGAAGTTTTTTGTGACATGATATTCGAAGTGAGTAATCGCATGGGAGGGACACAAGTATGAACAGCTTAAGCAAGCGATACAGTCGGTAGCGATTTTCACACTTGCTTTCATAGTAAACTCGTCGAACGAAAAGACGTCGGTCGGACAAATATCGACGCACATTTGACACCCGCGACACGCCTTATCGTGTATCTCAACTCGCAGCATCAGCGTTCCTCCTGATTTGTCGAATTGTTTCTCCGTTGTGTCGAACTTCGATGATTAACGGCATCTGACCCGCCGCATGAGTCGCGCAGGAGAGGCATGGATCAAAACATCGAATCGAAAACTCAACCGCGTTGAGCGCTTCTTTATCGTTCTTACCGATTACATGGGATGACGCCGCCTGCATTATTCCCCGATTGATGGCGGAATAGTTCTGCTGAGTTGCAACAATCAGGTTTGCTGAGCGCACAATGCCATCTTCGTCAATCTCATAATCGTGGATTAACGTACCCCGTGGTGCTTCAACGTGACCGACGCCCCGGCTGCCACGAAACTTCACGGGGACTCGGGTTTCTCCCCATATCGCCGGGTTTGCGACTATCCGCTTTGCGTTTTCGCACGAGTAAATCAACTCGATTGCCCGGGCAAATATTTGCATCACACTACAATGGGCAGGTCGTCCAAACTCCGCTCGAAATTCGGTCAACTCGTGTTCCGCTAACGGAGTGTCAAACGAATCTGCACAGTTGATTCTCGCCAGTGTTCCGACCCGGTAAGATTGTGATATCTCGCCATTTTTGAAGTACACCGGCTTCATGTATGACCAATCCAATGCTGATTCAACGATGAAATCACTGTACTCCAGCGCAGAGAACTCACGTTTGATGTTGCCATTTTCATCAATAATCCGCAAGTTGCCATCACAGTAACTCAGTTTACCATTCTTGACTGTGCCCATATACCATGTCGGAAACGTCCAAGTTGCCAGAATTGCAGGATTCGCCTCCAACAGTTTGCGGAAAAGCGACTTGATTATTGGTAGCAATTCGCAGGCAAGCGATAACGCCTCATCGGTCCAATTAACCAAAGTTGCATGTTTCTCTTGATCGAGTTTGAAGGAAATCCCGCCAGCGACTGAAGTCACCGGATGAATTCCTCGTCCACCGATCATCTCGTTGATTCGTTGTCCGATGGTTCGCAATTGGAGCGCTTTTTTGGCAATTTCGGGAACCGCTTTGACAACCCCGACGATATTTCGGGTCGCCGGATTGGAATCGAGACCCAACACCAGATCCGGTCCTGATAAAACAAACAATGAGAGGACGTGGGAATGAATCATGTGACCCATGAAAAGCAGTTCGCGCAGTAACACCGCCGCCGGCGGTGGTACGACACCAGCGGCGGCATCCAAAGCTTTCGATGCTGCAAGGTGATGTGCCGACGGACAAACCCCGCAAATCCGCGCCGTAATCAAGGGAACCCGATCCGCTTCGACCCCGACCAGTATTCGTTCAAAACCGCGCAGTTCGTTGACCACCAAACCACCGTCGATTAGTTTTCCGTCGTCGCCGACATCAAGAAACACTTTCGCATGTCCTTCAATCCGTGTGACGGGATCAATAACAAATGTTTTGCTCACAGTCTCTCCTCTTCCACTTCGGCGATCCACTTCTTAATTAGAAAGGTCGGTTTCTGGCCAATCATCTTCGACGCCATTGCATAAGAGTAATGGGATTTCGATTGACGCTCGATCGTTTTTTGAATATCAGCCTGTGGTATCTTCGTTAATCGACTCATCCGGTCAGCTAACTCCGTTCTGATATCGCGGTTCGGTTCGGTGAGTACTTGCATGGTTGGCCCCGCGCATCCGGTACAAGTAACACCGTTGATCGGGCACGGTGCTAAACAGCGGTCTAAGGTGATTGAACCTAAGCAAAGATATCCTTGACTCAACAGGCAGGTGTCTTTGTCCGGTAGACCATCATGATTTTGTTTGATTTTGGTGGTGTCGGTTTTTTTCATCGTCCGCTCACAACTTGCACAAACGGATTCATCCTTTGCTTTGGGCGGACGACCGTTGACAAGTGCGAGTAACGCATCGAAAATAAACGCAGCGTGGGGCGGGCAGCCTGGTAAATACAAATCGACGGGAATTACTTCATCAAGCGGGGTAACCAACTTCTCAAGTTTGGAAACTCTTGACATCGGAGGGGTGTGGGTGACCGTTGTTTTATTGTCGACATAAACTGTATTGAGTATGTCTTCCCGAGAGTGAACGATGCTTGCTCCGGGGATTCCACCATACACAGCACAGGTCCCAAACGCGACAATGTTCTTGCAACTCTTTCGCATCTCGAGCGCGGCATGAAGATCGTGTTCACTGCGGATCGCACCCGACACCAAACCCAAATCTGCGGGGGGATAATCCTTGATATCCGTTAAAACGGGACAATGTTGTATCTCTACTGCCCCAAGTATATCCAGAATTTTCTCATGTGAATCGACGATTCCGACATGACAGCCGCCACAGTCACTCAACCACTCGATATTGATTGTTACTTTTCGATCGCTCATCGCGGTATCCTCCAAGAAGAGCTGATTGGGAATAAGTCTACTTTGTGTTTTCCCGGGTCTTGATAATCAACCGTTTATAGCATGCATTCTCACCGGCATGAACTATTTCCACGGTTGATTGATTGCCAGTGATTGATTCCATCGCTGCGGAAAGGAAGCCACTGGTGAGATGGCAAAGTGAACCTTTTTGGGGGTGTCCATAGCGGAAGAGCGCTTGTCGAATCATGCAATCACGGAAAACTAACATGACTTCATAGCCGTCGTCTTTGGGAATCGTCATTTCCGGCTGCGCTGAGGGTTTGAAACACTCGATGTGCCACAAGCAGTTATTGGCTACCAGCAGCTGATCAAGTTCGGCGAGGGCTTCTTGAATATTGGTGGTGTGGGCGGCGCCTTTTGAAAGA
It includes:
- a CDS encoding Ni/Fe hydrogenase subunit alpha, which translates into the protein MSKTFVIDPVTRIEGHAKVFLDVGDDGKLIDGGLVVNELRGFERILVGVEADRVPLITARICGVCPSAHHLAASKALDAAAGVVPPPAAVLLRELLFMGHMIHSHVLSLFVLSGPDLVLGLDSNPATRNIVGVVKAVPEIAKKALQLRTIGQRINEMIGGRGIHPVTSVAGGISFKLDQEKHATLVNWTDEALSLACELLPIIKSLFRKLLEANPAILATWTFPTWYMGTVKNGKLSYCDGNLRIIDENGNIKREFSALEYSDFIVESALDWSYMKPVYFKNGEISQSYRVGTLARINCADSFDTPLAEHELTEFRAEFGRPAHCSVMQIFARAIELIYSCENAKRIVANPAIWGETRVPVKFRGSRGVGHVEAPRGTLIHDYEIDEDGIVRSANLIVATQQNYSAINRGIMQAASSHVIGKNDKEALNAVEFSIRCFDPCLSCATHAAGQMPLIIEVRHNGETIRQIRRNADAAS
- a CDS encoding methyl viologen-reducing hydrogenase; this translates as MSDRKVTINIEWLSDCGGCHVGIVDSHEKILDILGAVEIQHCPVLTDIKDYPPADLGLVSGAIRSEHDLHAALEMRKSCKNIVAFGTCAVYGGIPGASIVHSREDILNTVYVDNKTTVTHTPPMSRVSKLEKLVTPLDEVIPVDLYLPGCPPHAAFIFDALLALVNGRPPKAKDESVCASCERTMKKTDTTKIKQNHDGLPDKDTCLLSQGYLCLGSITLDRCLAPCPINGVTCTGCAGPTMQVLTEPNRDIRTELADRMSRLTKIPQADIQKTIERQSKSHYSYAMASKMIGQKPTFLIKKWIAEVEEERL
- a CDS encoding 4Fe-4S dicluster domain-containing protein; translation: MLRVEIHDKACRGCQMCVDICPTDVFSFDEFTMKASVKIATDCIACLSCSYLCPSHAITHFEYHVTKNFYRDLEFTSRMGRFL